The Gossypium hirsutum isolate 1008001.06 chromosome D03, Gossypium_hirsutum_v2.1, whole genome shotgun sequence genomic interval aagtgaaagatgGCATGCCAAGatcttgttgttgttgttgcacTTGTTTTCATGGTTGTTGTTGGGGCATTTGCTGTCGAATCGTCACCTTCACCAGTCCCTTCCAAGGCATCTTCACCTTCAAAGTCACCATCTCCTTCTTCTTCGGTTTCTTCCCCCAAGTCCCCCTCCATTAAGTCACCGTCACAATACTCCAATGGCTCAATTTTTTCACCATCAAAATCCCACGAAGAAGCACCCAAGTCATCTCATCCTGATTCCCCAAAGAGCTCTTCAAGCTCTTCTTCCCCTAATCCTAGTCAAAGCGACAACCCTAACGCCAACAAAGGATACTCTTCTGAGGTTGAGTCTCCTGAGGAGGTCTCCACCCCTCCTTCACCAACTGCCAATGATGAAGTTTCTCACTCCCCTACTCCTAGCCCTGAAAGCACGGGTGATGTTTTCGATAGTGAGACCCTTGCACCAGCACCCTCTAATGCCATTGAAATAAAGGCCACCACTTGCATTGTCGGTGTTGTAACTATTGTCGGATTCTTCCTCTTTTAAGCTTCACATGCATAAGTTCATAGAAGCCCTTGAGATGTGCTTTCTAGTTACCTTAAAAAAAAGTCATATTTATATGCTAATTAAAATTGTACTCTTGAGGCctgaaataaaatttataatatatattttttaattaatg includes:
- the LOC107907787 gene encoding classical arabinogalactan protein 6, coding for MACQDLVVVVALVFMVVVGAFAVESSPSPVPSKASSPSKSPSPSSSVSSPKSPSIKSPSQYSNGSIFSPSKSHEEAPKSSHPDSPKSSSSSSSPNPSQSDNPNANKGYSSEVESPEEVSTPPSPTANDEVSHSPTPSPESTGDVFDSETLAPAPSNAIEIKATTCIVGVVTIVGFFLF